In Bombus pascuorum chromosome 13, iyBomPasc1.1, whole genome shotgun sequence, a single genomic region encodes these proteins:
- the LOC132913348 gene encoding E3 ubiquitin-protein ligase Topors isoform X2 codes for MEGPLEVKDSTAGAEEPIKSEAPVQNPDSSDRSDGAVSPPPNCSICLGKLVNTSFTDSCLHQFCFTCLLQWSKIKTECPLCKQTFKSIIHNVRSEEDYDQYHVPREFATFDLNFELGHAMDVGTHRFHYRTTMTGHHRRPHEIVLNPEQVARREQLPSIAPQVPIGERLRRRVNPADYRRTIYRLGIWATALPDVFGRFRECSADFYRREPRELNRLIPWLNRELQVLLNNNSSLVAYVLSIILDALSHYDIRSPEFRELVRPHFSTYTDHFVHELLNYARTNFDLVGYDQSVTYLPQGLSNEYVSHILSPASSSTSTSSDDSDVRVLDEAIDLRMNTDMPSVGPHTINMPGPSTVTQTFQLEIPYNVPDVLTISSDSSTSDDDCEVIGYVKPRHERTPEIIELLSSDPEEINISHISNDNAQVPAPAAYEDIVQPSTSHSIKNRALASSSNESNSDSDSDYNFRRSRKYQSRTRKHTKRSTTSRKRKRSIETRVRNRTSRNLSSSGESDARKKTSKRNTQRMSKRRLSSSSSDNSSHEIESKPMDEKKSRTLQYSTKGTVRVRKDLIKKETRYSDDESFSSNSTDSDEVVKNVKSRTLRKSKRKYATSSSDFDINRSEKVIRTRGKTRQVSDTKEAHRKESRYKSDRQSESRSSSVSSYASQKEKRDSSRRRESQRDMSDNDSSWTARDMLRKDREFKSKTREVILSSSDSDGDFRSHSQCSNYSSKSYARKKKSKHKDRHKSKKRKRSSSRTHSSSNRSRLTRRHPA; via the exons ATGGAAGGTCCATTAGAAGTAAAAGATTCGACCGCAGGTGCAGAAGAACCTATTAAATCAGAAGCACCTGTACAGAATCCAGATAGCAGTGATCGGAGTGATGGTGCAGTGTCACCTCCGCCAAATTGTAGCATTTGTTTGGGCAAATTAGTGAATACCTCATTCACTGATAGTTGCCTTCATCAATTTTGTTTTACTTGTTTACTTCAGTGGTCTAAAATAAAGACAGAATGTCCATTATGTAAACAAACATTCAAATCCATCATACACAATGTTAGATCAGAAGAAGATTATGACCAGTATCATGTACCTAGAGAATTTGCCACTTTTGATCTTAATTTTGAGTTGGGTCATGCTATGGATGTTGGCACTCATCGTTTTCATTATAG AACAACTATGACAGGACATCACAGGCGTCCACATGAAATAGTGCTTAATCCAGAACAGGTTGCAAGAAGAGAACAATTACCAAGCATAGCACCACAAGTTCCAATAGGAGAGCGTTTACGTAGACGTGTAAATCCAGCCGATTATCGTCGCACCATTTATAGGCTCGGAATTTGGGCTACTGCATTACCAGATGTATTTGGCCGCTTTCGCGAATGTAGTGCCGATTTTTATCG GAGAGAACCGAGAGAATTAAACAGACTTATACCATGGTTAAATAGAGAATTGCAAGTATTACTCAATAACAATTCTTCACTTGTTGCATATGTATTAAGTATCATATTGGATGCTCTTAGTCACTATGATATCAGAAGCCCAGAATTTCGGGAATTAGTACGCCCTCATTTCAGCACATACACAGATCACTTTGTACATGAATTACTTAATTATGCGCGAACTAATTTCGATTTAGTTGGCTATGATCAATCCGTAACTTATTTACCACAGG GTTTGTCAAATGAATATGTATCACATATTTTGTCACCTGCATCTAGCAGTACTAGCACTAGTTCTGATGATTCAGATGTCCGAGTTCTAGATGAAGCAATCGACCTTAGAATGAACACAGATATGCCTAGTGTAGGACCACATACAATTAATATGCCTG gtCCAAGTACTGTAACACAAACGTTCCAATTGGAAATCCCATACAATGTACCAGATGTATTAACTATTTCCTCTGATTCCTCCACATCAGATGATGATTGCGAAGTGATTGGTTATGTGAAACCTCGTCACGAAAGAACTCcagaaattatagaattacTTTCATCCGATCCTgaagaaataaacatttctcACATATCAAATGATAACGCTCA aGTTCCAGCACCTGCTGCATATGAAGATATTGTCCAACCTAGTACATCTCACAGTATTAAGAACCGAGCATTGGCATCATCATCTAATGAAAGTAATTCTGATTCAGACAGCGATTACAATTTCAGAAGAAGCAGAAAATATCAAAGTCGCACTAGAAAACATACGAAAAGAAGTACAACTAGTAGAAAGCGCAAGCGATCTATAGAAACAAGAGTTCGTAATCGAACGAGTAGGAATTTATCCAGTTCAGGCGAAAGTGACGCTAGAAAAAAGACATCGAAGAGGAATACTCAACGGATGTCGAAAAGAAGATtaagtagtagtagtagtgaCAACAGTTCTCACGAGATCGAATCAAAACCTATGGATGAAAAAAAATCGAGAACTTTACAATATTCTACGAAAGGTACTGTACGGGTTCgtaaagatttaattaagaaagaaactCGATATTCAGACGATGAATCATTCAGTAGTAATAGTACTGATTCGGACGAAGTTGTGAAGAATGTGAAATCTCGTACACTGCGAAAATCTAAAAGGAAATACGCCACTAGTTCAAGTGATTTTGATATAAACAGAAGTGAGAAGGTAATTAGAACAAGAGGTAAAACCAGGCAAGTATCGGATACAAAAGAAGCTCACCGAAAAGAGTCAAGATACAAGAGTGATCGACAATCTGAATCTAGAAGTAGCAGTGTATCTTCTTACGCATcccagaaagaaaaaagagatagTTCTAGAAGACGAGAATCTCAACGAGATATGAGTGATAATGACAGCTCTTGGACAGCCAGAGACATGTTAAGAAAAGATCGTGAATTTAAATCCAAGACAAGAGAAGTAATTCTAAGTAGTTCAGATTCCGATGGAGATTTTAGGTCGCACAGTCAATGCAGTAATTATTCAAGTAAATCGTATGcacgtaaaaaaaaatcgaagcATAAAGATAGgcataaaagtaaaaagaggaaacgatCTAGCAGTAGAACACATAGTTCATCAAATCGATCTCGACTAACTCGACGACATCCagcttga
- the LOC132913348 gene encoding E3 ubiquitin-protein ligase Topors isoform X1, protein MEGPLEVKDSTAGAEEPIKSEAPVQNPDSSDRSDGAVSPPPNCSICLGKLVNTSFTDSCLHQFCFTCLLQWSKIKTECPLCKQTFKSIIHNVRSEEDYDQYHVPREFATFDLNFELGHAMDVGTHRFHYRTTMTGHHRRPHEIVLNPEQVARREQLPSIAPQVPIGERLRRRVNPADYRRTIYRLGIWATALPDVFGRFRECSADFYRREPRELNRLIPWLNRELQVLLNNNSSLVAYVLSIILDALSHYDIRSPEFRELVRPHFSTYTDHFVHELLNYARTNFDLVGYDQSVTYLPQVIFIIGLSNEYVSHILSPASSSTSTSSDDSDVRVLDEAIDLRMNTDMPSVGPHTINMPGPSTVTQTFQLEIPYNVPDVLTISSDSSTSDDDCEVIGYVKPRHERTPEIIELLSSDPEEINISHISNDNAQVPAPAAYEDIVQPSTSHSIKNRALASSSNESNSDSDSDYNFRRSRKYQSRTRKHTKRSTTSRKRKRSIETRVRNRTSRNLSSSGESDARKKTSKRNTQRMSKRRLSSSSSDNSSHEIESKPMDEKKSRTLQYSTKGTVRVRKDLIKKETRYSDDESFSSNSTDSDEVVKNVKSRTLRKSKRKYATSSSDFDINRSEKVIRTRGKTRQVSDTKEAHRKESRYKSDRQSESRSSSVSSYASQKEKRDSSRRRESQRDMSDNDSSWTARDMLRKDREFKSKTREVILSSSDSDGDFRSHSQCSNYSSKSYARKKKSKHKDRHKSKKRKRSSSRTHSSSNRSRLTRRHPA, encoded by the exons ATGGAAGGTCCATTAGAAGTAAAAGATTCGACCGCAGGTGCAGAAGAACCTATTAAATCAGAAGCACCTGTACAGAATCCAGATAGCAGTGATCGGAGTGATGGTGCAGTGTCACCTCCGCCAAATTGTAGCATTTGTTTGGGCAAATTAGTGAATACCTCATTCACTGATAGTTGCCTTCATCAATTTTGTTTTACTTGTTTACTTCAGTGGTCTAAAATAAAGACAGAATGTCCATTATGTAAACAAACATTCAAATCCATCATACACAATGTTAGATCAGAAGAAGATTATGACCAGTATCATGTACCTAGAGAATTTGCCACTTTTGATCTTAATTTTGAGTTGGGTCATGCTATGGATGTTGGCACTCATCGTTTTCATTATAG AACAACTATGACAGGACATCACAGGCGTCCACATGAAATAGTGCTTAATCCAGAACAGGTTGCAAGAAGAGAACAATTACCAAGCATAGCACCACAAGTTCCAATAGGAGAGCGTTTACGTAGACGTGTAAATCCAGCCGATTATCGTCGCACCATTTATAGGCTCGGAATTTGGGCTACTGCATTACCAGATGTATTTGGCCGCTTTCGCGAATGTAGTGCCGATTTTTATCG GAGAGAACCGAGAGAATTAAACAGACTTATACCATGGTTAAATAGAGAATTGCAAGTATTACTCAATAACAATTCTTCACTTGTTGCATATGTATTAAGTATCATATTGGATGCTCTTAGTCACTATGATATCAGAAGCCCAGAATTTCGGGAATTAGTACGCCCTCATTTCAGCACATACACAGATCACTTTGTACATGAATTACTTAATTATGCGCGAACTAATTTCGATTTAGTTGGCTATGATCAATCCGTAACTTATTTACCACAGG TAATATTCATTATAGGTTTGTCAAATGAATATGTATCACATATTTTGTCACCTGCATCTAGCAGTACTAGCACTAGTTCTGATGATTCAGATGTCCGAGTTCTAGATGAAGCAATCGACCTTAGAATGAACACAGATATGCCTAGTGTAGGACCACATACAATTAATATGCCTG gtCCAAGTACTGTAACACAAACGTTCCAATTGGAAATCCCATACAATGTACCAGATGTATTAACTATTTCCTCTGATTCCTCCACATCAGATGATGATTGCGAAGTGATTGGTTATGTGAAACCTCGTCACGAAAGAACTCcagaaattatagaattacTTTCATCCGATCCTgaagaaataaacatttctcACATATCAAATGATAACGCTCA aGTTCCAGCACCTGCTGCATATGAAGATATTGTCCAACCTAGTACATCTCACAGTATTAAGAACCGAGCATTGGCATCATCATCTAATGAAAGTAATTCTGATTCAGACAGCGATTACAATTTCAGAAGAAGCAGAAAATATCAAAGTCGCACTAGAAAACATACGAAAAGAAGTACAACTAGTAGAAAGCGCAAGCGATCTATAGAAACAAGAGTTCGTAATCGAACGAGTAGGAATTTATCCAGTTCAGGCGAAAGTGACGCTAGAAAAAAGACATCGAAGAGGAATACTCAACGGATGTCGAAAAGAAGATtaagtagtagtagtagtgaCAACAGTTCTCACGAGATCGAATCAAAACCTATGGATGAAAAAAAATCGAGAACTTTACAATATTCTACGAAAGGTACTGTACGGGTTCgtaaagatttaattaagaaagaaactCGATATTCAGACGATGAATCATTCAGTAGTAATAGTACTGATTCGGACGAAGTTGTGAAGAATGTGAAATCTCGTACACTGCGAAAATCTAAAAGGAAATACGCCACTAGTTCAAGTGATTTTGATATAAACAGAAGTGAGAAGGTAATTAGAACAAGAGGTAAAACCAGGCAAGTATCGGATACAAAAGAAGCTCACCGAAAAGAGTCAAGATACAAGAGTGATCGACAATCTGAATCTAGAAGTAGCAGTGTATCTTCTTACGCATcccagaaagaaaaaagagatagTTCTAGAAGACGAGAATCTCAACGAGATATGAGTGATAATGACAGCTCTTGGACAGCCAGAGACATGTTAAGAAAAGATCGTGAATTTAAATCCAAGACAAGAGAAGTAATTCTAAGTAGTTCAGATTCCGATGGAGATTTTAGGTCGCACAGTCAATGCAGTAATTATTCAAGTAAATCGTATGcacgtaaaaaaaaatcgaagcATAAAGATAGgcataaaagtaaaaagaggaaacgatCTAGCAGTAGAACACATAGTTCATCAAATCGATCTCGACTAACTCGACGACATCCagcttga
- the LOC132913349 gene encoding SET and MYND domain-containing protein 4-like yields the protein MEKVLHTLNTKLIAANKHQDLINKYKTLCTDEERIVFTLNVMLEYNIIPQACGDMKDAKESEKLREQGNKLFVSTPLKNYTCVDALKLYTKSIAYAPYPSEQLAVAYANRSAVLIKLHKYELCIQDIDRALALTYPDNLRAKLCIRKVECLNALEHPHMEDAIKEAQYWLEKMSSDDINQKKLSEKLNNTKNNLASQKLKKQNTIKQPPLPKIKTHNIEVPCASDAVTIKYNEEYGRHIVATRKIRPGEVIAVEKPYSLILTPDNIHTHCSNCLEVSWANIPCEHCTYAMYCSEECKVMEWKKYHDVECAVFPSMLKMNFVKLDLFSLRLAIQAAREATNIQELRKELKEVDSCVASRTKGFSKDGTFPSDKYRSLLGLVTNTEKRSVQDLFRRSLDASFILYFVATCTNMFGNPLSKDLSVLIKNADVTFFGGLILRHQQLIPSNIHSFSEECGLEAVERGVAAMPFCSLINHSCNPNILRHSRSKYIVIYAIYPIEEGEQLYDIYTQHYAITPKAMRQKKLLKQYYFKCNCLPCQEDWPLYYNLKSFRNLVKKEEDKNRIRHVLRKFNRYVNIATEGNISDKHIVDDLLKMIEVLYELVPMPCEEMNNVVETLKRVYDLNGNRLEIPEL from the exons atgGAGAAAGTATTACatacattaaatacaaaattaattgctGCAAATAAACATCaagatttgataaataaatacaaaacatTATGTACAGATGAAGAACGTATAGTATTTACTCTTAATGTTATgctagaatataatataattccaCAAGCTTGTGGTGATATGAAAGATGCAAAGGAATCTGAGAAATTGAGAGAACAAGGTAATAAACTATTTGTTTCAACgccattgaaaaattatacatgtGTGGACgcattaaaattgtatacaaAAAGCATAGCTTATGCTCCTTATCCATCTGAACAACTTGCTGTGGCATATGCCAACAGATCTGCTGTTCTAATAAAGTTACATAAATATGAGTTATGTATTCAAGACATAGATAGAGCATTAGCACTCACATATCCAGATAATTTACGTGCTAAGCTTTGTATAAGAAAAGTTGAGTGTTTAAATGCATTGGAACATCCTCATATGGAAGATGCCATAAAAGAAGCACAATATTGGTTGGAAAAGATGTCTTCAGATGATATCAACCAAAAAAAATTAAGTGAAAAactaaataatacaaaaaacaaCTTAGCATCtcaaaaattgaagaaacagAATACCATAAAACAACCACCGCTTCCTAAGATAAAAACTCATAATATTGAAGTTCCTTGTGCTTCTGATGCAGTAActataaagtataatgaaGAATATGGTAGACATATTGTAGCTACTCGTAAAATAAGACCTGGTGAAGTAATTGCAGTAGAAAAGCCATACTCATTAATATTAACACctgataatatacatacacattgTTCAAATTGTTTGGAGGTGTCTTGGGCCAATATACCTTGTGAGCACTGTACATATGCTATGTATTGTTCAGAGGAATGTAAGGTTATGGAATGGAAGAAGTATCATGATGTTGAATGTGCAGTATTTCCTTCTATGTTAAAGATGAATTTTGTCAAATTAGATCTGTTTAGTTTAAGACTAGCTATTCAGGCTGCGAGAGAAGCTACAAATATACAAGAACTAAGGAAGGAGTTAAAAGAAGTTGATAGTTGTGTTG CTTCTCGAACAAAAGGTTTTTCTAAAGATGGAACTTTTCCTAGTGATAAATATAGGAGTTTATTAGGTCTTGTGACTAATACTGAAAAACGTTCAGTACAAGATCTCTTTAGAAGATCTTTAGATGCaagctttattttatattttgtagcaACATGTACTAATATGTTTGGAAATCCATTAAGCAAAGATTTATCtgtgttaataaaaaatgctgATGTTACATTTTTTGGTGGTCTTATTTTAAGACATCAGCAACTGATTCCTAGTAATATTCATAGT TTCTCTGAGGAATGTGGATTAGAGGCAGTTGAACGTGGTGTTGCAGCTATGCCATTCTGTAGCTTAATTAATCACAGTTGTAATCCAAATATCTTAAGGCATTCAAGGtctaaatatattgttatctATGCTATATATCCTATTGAAGAAGGTGAAcag ttatatgatatttatactCAACATTATGCTATTACACCAAAAGCCATGAGACAAAAAAAACTTTTGAAACAGTATTATTTTAAGTGTAATTGTCTACCATGTCAAGAGGACTGGCCACTATACTATAATCTAAAATCTTTCAGA aatttagttAAGAAGGAGGAAGATAAGAACAGGATTAGGCATgtgttaagaaaatttaatagatatGTCAATATTGCAACAGAAGGAAATATATCGGATAAACATATCGTTGAtgatttgttaaaaatgattGAAGTACTATATGAATTGGTACCAATGCCGTGTGAAGAAATGAATAACGTAGTAGAAACTTTGAAGCGTGTCTACGATTTAAATGGAAATCGGCTTGAAATTCCTGAACTGTAA
- the LOC132913350 gene encoding protein 5NUC-like: MQPKREQPCDKMLVAWIMITTVLAFSSEVLGNPMPTEPQESEGLTLRIVHTNDMHSRFEQTSRLSSICSKKEAEENKCYGGFARIATLVRQARNSSVPCLFLNAGDTYQGSMWFSVYKWKIVAKFLNLLAPNVTSLGNHEFDDSVEGLIPFIQNASFPIVTSNLDLSKQPDLAATKLKNSTILTVNGVKIGVIGYLTPDTKIIASTENVIFLDEVESIRREAKQLKSQGVNILIAVGHSGFEMDKKIGREVEDIDIVIGGHTNTFLYNGIQPDLEIPEGLYPTEVIQKSGRKVYVVQAYAYTKYLGNLTVTFDDKGEVTNINGNPILVDSSIEQAKDILNELEQMRDAIDNISLRIVGNTRVLLEGDSKICRLRECNLGNLITDSMIDYNVGEYADQSSWTDAAIAIHNGGSIRSSITRGNEDKVTMGDVLNVLPFHNTIVKASMTGELLLSVLEWSVYNLDKDNTANLFGAFLQVSGLQVVYDLTQPKNSRVVSVKVLCASCDVPTYNRLEKNQTYNVLLTDFLQSGGDGYSMLKDLKTTSLGVSTSNILMMYLEKHSPVHPAVEWRITYFHNHFQAVCTTCSGTNSIYHSIGLTILLPIFSWLLAR; this comes from the exons ATTCGAGCAAACATCAAGATTATCAAGCATTTGCTCGAAGAAAGAAGCAGAGGAGAACAAATGCTATGGTGGATTCGCGAGAATAGCTACTCTGGTTCGACAAGCCAGAAACTCGTCGGTCCCATGTCTCTTCCTCAACGCTGGCGATACTTATCAAGGATCTATGTGGTTCAGCGTGTACAAGTGGAAAATTGTAGCCAAATTCTTGAATCTTCTAGCTCCAAATGTCACG AGTTTAGGAAACCACGAGTTCGACGATAGCGTGGAAGGTTTGATACCTTTCATCCAGAACGCCTCATTCCCCATAGTCACTTCCAACCTAGACTTAAGCAAACAACCAGATCTGGCAGCTACAAAGTTAAAAAACAGTACAATTCTAACCGTAAATGGAGTGAAAATCGGCGTAATCGGTTATCTAACACCAGATACTAAGATAATTGCCAGCACGGAAAACGTGATTTTCTTAGACGAAGTGGAGAGCATTCGTAGAGAAgcaaaacaattaaaaagtcAGGGTGTGAACATATTGATCGCTGTGGGACATTCTGGATTTGAGATGGACAAGAAGATTGGTCGAGAAGTGGAAGATATCGATATAGTGATCGGTGGACACACGAATACTTTCCTTTATAATGGCATACAACCGGATTTGGAGATACCAGAAGGTTTATATCCAACAGAAGTAATACAGAAAAGTGGAAGAAAGGTTTATGTGGTTCAAGCTTACGCTTATACTAAGTATCTTGGCAATCTTACGGTGACCTTCGATGACAAGGGAGAAGTGACTAATATTAATGGCAATCCTATTCTTGTAGACAGCAGTATTGAACAG gcgaaagatattttaaacgaattagAACAGATGAGAGATGCTATCGATAATATTAGCCTAAGAATAGTCGGAAATACACGAGTCCTTCTCGAAGGAGATAGTAAAATTTGTAGACTAAGAGAGTGTAACCTGGGCAATTTAATCACAGATAGCATGATTGATTACAATGTTGGTGAATATGCAGACCAATCCAGTTGGACGGATGCTGCAATAGCTATTCATAATGGTGGCAGTATCAGAAGTTCTATCACAAGAGGCAATGAAGATAAAGTCACCATGGGTGATGTTCTTAACGTGCTACCCTTTCATAACACTATCGTAAAAGCTTCAATGACTGGAGAATTGTTATTGTCTGTATTAGAATGGAGCGTTTACAATCTAGACAAGGATAATACTGCTAATCTCTTTGGAGCATTTTTGCAAGTTTCAGGACTTCAA GTGGTCTATGATTTAACTCAACCAAAAAATTCAAGAGTAGTTTCAGTAAAAGTATTGTGTGCATCCTGTGATGTTCCAACATATAACAGACTTGAAAAAAATCAAACTTATAATGTACTTCTAACTGACTTCTTGCAAAGCGGTGGTGATGGATATTCTATGCTAAAGGATCTCAAAACCACATCTCTCg GTGTCAGTAcatcaaatatattaatgatgTATTTAGAAAAACATAGTCCTGTACATCCTGCTGTTGAATGGAGAATTACTTACTTCCATAATCATTTCCAAGCAGTTTGTACCACTTGCAGTGGtacaaatagtatatatcacTCAATAGGATTAACGATTTTATTACCAATATTCAGTTGGTTGCTAGCAAGGTAG